One window from the genome of Candidatus Palauibacter polyketidifaciens encodes:
- a CDS encoding TonB-dependent receptor: MTLREAVLRSRRYARGGFLVLALGGLTPATALEAQDPVPADSVISLGELIVSALRAPTSVGEVPVNVTTVTREELRLSAAQTLQDVLQEVPGLNFRFPFQAGVAHPSWQAVTLRGLGGTAASRTLVLVDGVPLNDPYFGWVRWSQVPVEVIERIEIVRGGATVSWGSQSLAGVVHVITRSGGGGGFSASAQGGSQSTFRGDAMASFGDDRAGGYVAGELFNSDGYILTEPSLRGAVDIPSASSHGALRAKVEFQAGDRLRIHAQGNYFDQDKDNATPLRNNTTEAGFGQVGATLTTGETSSLAFNAYMQSQSYVNSFSGVEAGRNSEEPSISQDVPSSGVGANLVWSGEAGTIGVDFLRATGSATERYLYRDGAFARQRETGGDQTLFGLFSQLQTDLGDRWRLWSGGRLDVWRNSSGSRHILNTADRSVLTDDAFEDRSGTQFSLNTGILYDASEQVALRASVYTGLRVPTLNELYKPFRAAGNVVNESNEALNPEKVTGLEIGVDFQPDPAVLVRLTGFHSSVRNAITDVTIQEAETSGVIQPCGFVAAGGVCRRRDNVGTLRSVGLETEIELRPSAVWLLAVNHQYNPTEVTDAPGRPDLIGNEVQGSPTHRAMLRVGHIDPSTLEVVATARYLGARFDNDLNTGEIAGSFLLDVRFRRQLTSRLSAFASVQNLFDAIAEMSHDANGFIRVGAPRTLIGGLRVRFGG, encoded by the coding sequence ATGACGCTACGTGAAGCGGTGCTTCGATCGCGCCGGTATGCCCGCGGCGGGTTTCTCGTACTCGCGCTTGGCGGGCTGACGCCGGCCACGGCGCTCGAAGCGCAGGACCCGGTGCCCGCGGACAGCGTGATCTCGCTCGGGGAGTTGATCGTCTCGGCGCTCCGCGCCCCGACGTCCGTGGGAGAGGTCCCCGTCAACGTGACGACCGTGACGCGCGAGGAGCTGCGTCTCTCCGCCGCGCAGACGCTCCAGGATGTCCTTCAGGAGGTGCCCGGACTCAACTTCCGCTTCCCCTTCCAGGCGGGCGTCGCGCACCCCTCATGGCAGGCCGTGACCCTGCGCGGGCTGGGGGGCACCGCGGCCAGCCGGACGCTCGTCCTGGTCGACGGCGTCCCGCTGAACGACCCGTACTTCGGCTGGGTGCGCTGGAGCCAGGTGCCGGTCGAAGTCATCGAGCGCATCGAGATCGTGCGCGGCGGGGCCACGGTCAGCTGGGGGAGTCAGAGCCTCGCGGGCGTCGTCCACGTGATCACCCGCTCGGGTGGCGGCGGCGGATTCTCCGCGAGCGCGCAGGGAGGGAGCCAGTCCACCTTCCGCGGCGACGCGATGGCGTCCTTCGGCGACGACCGCGCCGGCGGCTACGTGGCCGGCGAGCTCTTCAACAGCGACGGCTACATCCTGACCGAGCCCAGCCTGCGTGGCGCCGTGGACATCCCCTCCGCGTCGAGCCACGGGGCCCTCCGCGCGAAGGTCGAGTTCCAGGCCGGGGACCGCCTGCGCATCCACGCCCAGGGGAACTACTTCGACCAGGACAAGGACAACGCGACGCCCCTCCGGAACAACACGACGGAAGCGGGATTCGGGCAGGTCGGGGCCACGCTGACGACCGGCGAGACGTCTTCGCTCGCGTTCAACGCCTACATGCAGTCGCAGTCCTACGTGAACTCGTTCTCGGGGGTCGAGGCGGGCCGAAACAGCGAGGAGCCGTCCATCAGCCAGGACGTTCCCTCATCGGGCGTGGGCGCCAACCTGGTGTGGAGCGGGGAAGCCGGCACCATAGGCGTCGATTTCCTGCGCGCGACGGGGTCCGCGACGGAGCGGTACCTGTACCGGGACGGCGCCTTCGCGAGGCAGCGTGAGACCGGAGGCGATCAGACCCTGTTCGGCCTCTTCAGCCAGCTTCAGACTGATCTCGGCGACCGGTGGCGGTTATGGTCCGGTGGTCGGCTCGACGTGTGGCGCAACTCGTCCGGATCGCGGCACATCCTCAATACGGCGGACCGCAGCGTGCTCACGGATGATGCGTTCGAAGACCGCAGCGGGACGCAGTTCAGCCTGAATACCGGCATCCTGTACGATGCTTCCGAACAGGTCGCGCTGCGGGCGAGCGTCTACACCGGCCTGCGCGTCCCGACGCTGAACGAACTTTACAAGCCGTTCCGCGCAGCCGGGAACGTCGTCAACGAGTCGAACGAGGCGCTGAATCCGGAAAAGGTCACGGGCCTCGAGATCGGCGTGGACTTTCAGCCCGATCCCGCCGTGCTGGTCCGGCTGACCGGTTTCCACTCGTCCGTGCGCAACGCGATCACCGACGTGACGATCCAGGAAGCCGAGACGTCCGGCGTCATCCAGCCGTGCGGCTTCGTGGCGGCCGGTGGCGTGTGCCGGCGACGCGACAATGTGGGAACGCTGCGCAGCGTCGGCCTCGAGACGGAGATCGAACTGCGGCCATCCGCTGTCTGGCTGCTGGCGGTGAACCACCAGTACAACCCGACCGAGGTCACCGACGCGCCGGGCCGCCCGGACCTGATCGGCAACGAGGTGCAGGGGAGCCCGACCCACCGCGCCATGCTGCGCGTCGGGCATATCGACCCGTCGACGCTGGAGGTGGTCGCGACGGCCCGGTACCTGGGCGCCCGGTTCGACAACGACCTCAACACGGGGGAGATCGCGGGCTCATTCCTCCTGGATGTCCGGTTTCGCCGTCAGCTGACGAGCCGGCTGAGCGCGTTCGCGAGCGTGCAGAACCTCTTCGACGCGATCGCGGAGATGTCCCACGACGCGAACGGGTTCATTCGCGTGGGCGCGCCGCGCACGCTGATCGGCGGTCTGCGGGTGCGGTTCGGCGGCTGA
- a CDS encoding proline--tRNA ligase, producing the protein MNRTERTGQRVSNLFGMTLRQAPGETEIESHSLLLRAGYVRQLAAGIFSYLPLAWRSLRKIEQILREEMDRIDGQELSMPVVHPAELWQATGRWYDIDATMARFVDRRERDLLLAMTHEEVVAFHAASEIQSYRQLPAMVYHMQTKFRDELRSRGGLIRVREFIMKDSYSLDRDPEGLAEQYDRHYEAYERIGRRCALPLTAVRSDTGMMGGKIAHEFMYVTPIGEDSLALCDACGYAANREVAEFALEPREGGMSPVERVHTPGTSTIEEVTGLLGVSAPETGKMVFYMGSFAGEEGAREEKLIAAIVRGDLEANPIQVQNLTGALELRPAHEEEIAAAGMVPGFASPVGVEPGAAIFVVDRWVTESPNLVLGANETDYHLRNVCCGRDYEPTVVGPVALAFEGAPCGRCGEGLRMARGVEVGNIFQLGTRYSEGLGAMYADEEGVERPIWMGSYGIGTGRLLACVAEEHRDDYGLKLPISVAPYHVSLVVLAREEATWETADRVFEELCAAGIEVIYDDRRELRAGVKFNDADLRGLPLRLVIGERSLEAGGAELSHRGVRESRIVPLDDLVAELRREIDALTAQLTLDD; encoded by the coding sequence GTGAATCGAACCGAACGTACAGGACAGCGAGTCTCGAACCTCTTCGGCATGACCCTGCGCCAGGCGCCGGGGGAAACGGAGATCGAGTCCCACAGCCTCCTCCTGAGGGCCGGCTACGTCCGCCAGCTCGCGGCGGGCATCTTCTCCTACCTGCCTCTCGCGTGGCGGTCGCTGCGGAAGATCGAGCAGATCCTGCGCGAGGAGATGGACCGGATCGACGGACAGGAGCTGTCGATGCCCGTCGTGCATCCGGCGGAGCTGTGGCAGGCGACGGGCCGCTGGTACGACATCGATGCGACGATGGCCCGGTTCGTCGACCGCCGCGAGCGGGACCTGCTGCTGGCGATGACGCACGAGGAAGTCGTGGCCTTCCACGCGGCGTCGGAGATCCAGTCCTACCGGCAGCTCCCGGCCATGGTCTATCACATGCAGACCAAGTTCCGGGACGAACTCCGTTCCCGCGGCGGGCTGATTCGCGTGCGCGAGTTCATCATGAAGGACTCCTATTCGCTCGACCGGGATCCGGAGGGGCTCGCGGAGCAGTACGACCGGCACTACGAGGCGTACGAGCGCATCGGACGCCGCTGCGCGCTGCCGCTCACGGCCGTGCGGAGCGACACGGGCATGATGGGCGGCAAGATCGCGCACGAGTTCATGTACGTGACGCCGATCGGCGAAGACAGCCTCGCGCTCTGCGACGCCTGCGGCTACGCGGCGAACCGCGAGGTCGCCGAGTTCGCGCTCGAGCCCCGGGAGGGCGGGATGTCGCCGGTCGAGCGCGTCCACACGCCCGGCACGTCCACGATCGAGGAGGTCACGGGACTGCTCGGGGTCTCTGCCCCGGAGACCGGGAAGATGGTCTTCTACATGGGCAGCTTCGCCGGGGAGGAGGGGGCGCGCGAAGAGAAGCTGATCGCGGCGATCGTGCGCGGCGACCTCGAGGCGAACCCGATCCAGGTCCAGAATCTCACGGGCGCGCTCGAGCTTCGCCCGGCGCACGAGGAGGAGATCGCCGCGGCCGGGATGGTGCCCGGATTCGCCTCGCCGGTGGGGGTGGAGCCAGGGGCCGCGATCTTCGTCGTCGACCGCTGGGTGACGGAATCCCCGAACCTGGTGCTCGGAGCGAACGAGACGGACTATCACCTCCGCAACGTCTGCTGCGGCCGGGACTACGAGCCCACGGTCGTCGGCCCCGTCGCGCTCGCCTTCGAGGGCGCGCCGTGCGGGCGCTGTGGCGAAGGGCTGCGCATGGCGCGCGGCGTGGAGGTGGGGAACATCTTCCAGCTCGGCACCCGCTACTCCGAGGGGCTGGGGGCGATGTACGCGGATGAGGAGGGGGTCGAGCGCCCGATCTGGATGGGCTCGTACGGGATCGGGACCGGGCGCCTCCTGGCCTGCGTGGCCGAGGAACACCGGGACGACTACGGCCTCAAGCTGCCGATCTCCGTCGCTCCGTATCACGTCTCGCTCGTCGTGCTCGCGCGGGAGGAGGCGACGTGGGAGACGGCGGACCGGGTGTTCGAGGAGCTGTGCGCCGCCGGGATCGAGGTGATCTACGACGACCGGCGGGAACTCCGCGCCGGCGTGAAGTTCAACGACGCCGACCTGCGCGGCCTCCCGCTGCGCCTCGTCATCGGCGAACGCTCGCTGGAGGCGGGGGGCGCGGAACTCAGCCACCGCGGCGTCCGCGAGAGCCGGATCGTCCCGCTGGACGACCTCGTGGCCGAACTCCGCCGGGAGATCGACGCGCTCACGGCGCAGCTCACGCTCGACGACTGA
- a CDS encoding M28 family metallopeptidase gives MFRRFRRPVPHVISLATAVLASALTIPVAARPLHGQEPPETGESREPKAELSALHDIVAAVSVSRVEADIRRLAGFGTRHTLSDTLSDTRGIGAARRWIKAEFDAISATCGGCLEVSYQTSLVMGAARIPDTTAVVNVLAIQRGTTDPGRYVVMSGDIDSRATGALDGVTDAPGANDNASGMAGVLEAARVLTQYEFNGSIIYAGLSGEEQGLFGGRHMARVALDEGWRLEAVLNNDMIGNIQGQNGVSDNTIARIFAEGTRADETEQVAARRRVTGGEVDSPSRNLARFVDRLVDGYVPNLDMMMVYRLDRFGRGGHHRPFNDVGFPAVRIMEANEDYRRQHQDIRVEDGVEYGDVIDEVEFDFAAKLTAVNAISLAAMAWAPAPPRNVAIQGAVRPSTTLRWDPVPSDHAPNLAGYRIYWRLTDAPQWQWSVFAGDVTEHTLENIVIDNYLFGVASVSEDGYESPVVFPWPIGAYEPLEWIARDRGN, from the coding sequence GTGTTCCGAAGGTTCCGAAGGCCCGTACCCCATGTGATATCCCTCGCGACCGCCGTCCTCGCCTCGGCGTTGACGATTCCGGTCGCCGCCCGTCCGCTTCACGGCCAGGAGCCGCCGGAGACGGGCGAGTCGAGGGAGCCGAAGGCGGAACTCTCGGCGCTGCACGACATCGTGGCGGCGGTTTCGGTCTCGCGGGTGGAGGCGGACATCCGGCGGCTCGCGGGCTTCGGCACCCGTCACACGCTGTCGGACACGCTGTCCGACACCCGCGGGATCGGAGCCGCCCGGCGCTGGATCAAGGCCGAGTTCGACGCGATTTCCGCGACGTGCGGCGGGTGCCTGGAGGTCTCGTACCAGACGTCCCTCGTCATGGGCGCGGCGCGCATCCCCGACACGACGGCCGTCGTCAACGTGCTCGCGATCCAGCGCGGGACGACGGACCCGGGCCGCTACGTCGTGATGTCGGGGGATATCGACTCGCGCGCCACGGGCGCGCTGGATGGCGTCACCGACGCGCCCGGCGCGAACGACAACGCGTCCGGGATGGCCGGCGTCCTGGAGGCCGCCCGCGTCCTCACGCAGTACGAGTTCAACGGGTCCATCATCTACGCGGGGCTCTCCGGCGAGGAGCAGGGGCTGTTCGGCGGGCGGCACATGGCCCGGGTCGCGCTCGACGAGGGCTGGCGCCTCGAGGCGGTGCTGAACAACGACATGATCGGCAACATCCAGGGCCAGAACGGCGTCTCGGATAACACGATCGCGCGCATCTTCGCCGAGGGCACGCGCGCGGACGAAACCGAGCAGGTCGCCGCGCGGCGGCGCGTCACCGGGGGCGAGGTGGACTCGCCGTCGCGGAATCTCGCCCGTTTCGTCGACCGCCTCGTGGACGGCTACGTCCCGAATCTGGACATGATGATGGTGTACCGGCTGGACCGGTTCGGACGCGGCGGGCACCACCGGCCGTTCAACGACGTCGGCTTCCCCGCCGTGCGGATCATGGAGGCGAACGAGGACTACCGGCGCCAGCACCAGGACATCCGCGTGGAGGATGGCGTCGAATACGGCGACGTCATCGATGAGGTCGAGTTCGATTTCGCCGCGAAGCTGACGGCGGTGAACGCGATCTCGCTCGCCGCCATGGCCTGGGCTCCCGCGCCGCCGCGGAACGTGGCGATCCAGGGCGCCGTCCGGCCGTCCACGACGCTGCGGTGGGATCCCGTCCCCTCCGACCACGCCCCGAACCTCGCGGGCTACCGCATCTACTGGCGGCTCACCGATGCGCCGCAGTGGCAGTGGAGCGTCTTCGCGGGCGACGTGACCGAGCACACGCTCGAGAACATCGTCATCGACAACTACCTCTTCGGCGTGGCCAGCGTGTCCGAGGACGGCTACGAGAGTCCCGTCGTCTTCCCGTGGCCCATCGGCGCCTACGAGCCGCTGGAGTGGATCGCGCGCGACCGCGGCAACTAG